One Triplophysa dalaica isolate WHDGS20190420 chromosome 1, ASM1584641v1, whole genome shotgun sequence DNA segment encodes these proteins:
- the znf408 gene encoding zinc finger protein 408 isoform X1 gives MRRGNIAQMATHIGSNKKSEDMRDSIHSFLRSIPRGLTLGHSLAKDGQLGLWCVGRVLQKGTLLGLKEPDQMISKEKSEEQGLQNACQNALKGQLFDEMYWIRFACSTHNKENKNISMLEVDGRLCLQVSQDIKPGTELLLWGDQQEPPLEPLESEDKIAAIQVEICKYDPPDKEQEEVLEAIPPIHPEDAACAYSVHIGSEQNTDGKVTQEDAKPQIVRSKPQIKLKRTRDSKACNSSNLEKHGTDGAHGERKAEQAEELTARDEIQNIDVSTSQVLNSSEQLRPERSLRASSRLAAKPRKVHSAANRTYKRESLKNKKKFLKMRNESNDIEEVSENQCNERTQDTQDLLQLSNIRERRYKCDQCEKSFFQLCHLKKHNLTHQDQKPYLCNECGKCYSSQESFQAHLLMHRGQRPFKCTHCDKCYGLKRDLREHLVLHTGEKPYVCDVCGKAFARRPSLRVHREVHRTKEPDYQAPKIKCPECNKELSTSGSLRNHMRLHSGERPYVCQYCNRSFRQRGNLLGHLRIHTGEKPYKCDHCDQCFSQVPELRRHMISHTGEMYLCPVCGKALRDPHTLRAHERLHTGERPYKCEQCGKGYTMATKLRRHLKSHQEGKPHKCQECGAKYKMMQSLQRHILSHKQAGHSLPVQGRARRSGRKTQSEPGKSDAIRLENGQVVPYVQAPDDFTIVSHPESVVLDSGVYHRDTIDKGLEQIEFSENIIQFIVTDSNAECIVIQDQSADAKCLEIQEANTECIVVQDGNAEQDPNSCLVILQSQDDLSSVAETVEIEM, from the exons ATGCGAAGAGGAAATATAGCCCAGA TGGCTACACACATTGGAAGCAATAAAAAGTCTGAGGATATGAGGGATTCCATTCACAGCTTTCTGAGATCAATACCAAGAGGCCTGACCCTCGGCCATTCTCTGGCCAAAGATGGACAGCTGGGTTTGTGGTGTGTTGGGCGAGTGTTACAGAAAGGCACTTTGCTAGGTCTGAAGGAGCCTGACCAAATGATCAGCAAGGAAAAGTCAGAAGAG CAGGGATTACAAAATGCATGCCAAAATGCGTTGAAAGGACAACTCTTTGATGAGATGTATTGGATAAG GTTTGCCTGCAGTACTCACAATAAGGAAAATAAGAATATCAGTATGCTTGAAGTGGATGGAAGGCTGTGTTTACAGGTCAGTCAGGACATTAAGCCCGGAACAGAACTGCTCTTGTGGGGAGATCAACAAGAACCCCCTCTTGAGCCTCTGGAATCAGAGGATAAAATAGCAGCAATTCAAGTAGAAATCTGCAAATATGATCCACCAGATAAAGAGCAAGAGGAAGTTCTGGAGGCTATCCCTCCAATTCACCCTGAGGATGCAGCCTGTGCAT ATTCTGTCCACATTGGTTCAGAACAAAATACTGACGGGAAAGTCACACAAGAAGATGCCAAACCTCAGATTGTCAGGAGTAAACCTCAAATCAAGTTAAAAAGAACTCGGGACTCCAAAGCCTGTAATTCTAGTAACCTAGAGAAGCATGGAACAGACGGGGCACATGGGGAGAGGAAAGCTGAGCAGGCTGAGGAGCTTACCGCTAGAGATGAGATACAGAACATTGATGTATCTACATCACAAGTCCTGAATTCATCAGAGCAGCTGAGGCCAGAGAGAAGCCTGAGAGCCAGCTCTCGCCTTGCAGCTAAACCACGAAAAGTGCATTCCGCAGCTAACCGTACTTACAAACGTGAaagtctgaaaaacaaaaaaaagtttttaaaaatgcgAAACGAGAGTAACGACATAGAAGAAGTAAGTGAGAACCAATGTAATGAAAGAACGCAAGACACTCAGGATCTCCTTCAGCTCTCCAATATACGAGAGAGGAGGTACAAATGTGACCAGTGTGAAAAGAGCTTCTTTCAGCTGTGCCATCTTAAGAAACACAACTTGACGCATCAAGATCAGAAGCCGTACTTGTGTAATGAGTGTGGTAAATGCTACAGTTCGCAGGAAAGCTTCCAAGCTCACCTGCTAATGCACCGCGGTCAGAGGCCCTTTAAATGCACGCACTGTGACAAATGTTACGGCTTGAAACGTGACCTCAGGGAACATCTAGTACTCCACACAGGGGAGAAGCCATATGTCTGTGACGTCTGCGGAAAAGCTTTTGCTCGCCGACCCTCGCTACGCGTCCACAGAGAAGTCCACCGGACCAAAGAGCCTGACTACCAGGCTCCTAAGATAAAGTGCCCGGAGTGCAATAAAGAACTATCCACTTCTGGTTCTTTGCGAAACCATATGCGTCTCCACAGTGGAGAACGGCCGTACGTCTGCCAGTACTGTAACAGGAGCTTTCGGCAACGTGGGAATTTACTGGGACACTTGCGCAtccacactggagagaaaccctACAAGTGCGATCATTGTGACCAGTGCTTCTCTCAAGTACCTGAACTGCGCAGGCATATGATTTCCCACACGGGTGAGATGTATCTCTGTCCCGTGTGTGGTAAGGCTTTACGGGACCCTCACACACTACGGGCCCACGAACGCCTTCACACGGGAGAAAGGCCTTACAAATGTGAACAGTGTGGGAAAGGGTACACGATGGCGACCAAGCTACGGCGCCACTTAAAATCTCATCAGGAGGGGAAGCCGCACAAGTGTCAGGAGTGTGGCgctaaatacaaaatgatgcAGAGTCTACAGCGACATATactgtcacacaaacaagctGGGCACTCATTGCCAGTGCAAGGTCGAGCCAGAAGGTCAGGCCGTAAAACACAGAGTGAGCCAGGCAAGAGTGACGCCATCAGATTGGAGAATGGACAAGTTGTGCCTTACGTTCAAGCCCCTGATGACTTTACAATAGTGTCTCACCCGGAAAGTGTAGTCTTGGACTCTGGCGTGTACCACCGTGACACAATTGATAAGGGGCTTGAACAAATTGAGTTCAGTGAGAATATTATTCAGTTTATCGTCACAGATAGCAATGCTGAGTGTATTGTAATTCAAGACCAGTCTGCTGATGCCAAGTGTCTAGAAATTCAGGAAGCTAATACTGAATGTATAGTTGTGCAGGATGGCAATGCAGAACAGGATCCTAATAGTTGTTTAGTCATATTACAAAGTCAGGATGATCTTAGCTCAGTGGCAGAAACTGTCGaaatagaaatgtaa
- the znf408 gene encoding zinc finger protein 408 isoform X3, with protein sequence MRDSIHSFLRSIPRGLTLGHSLAKDGQLGLWCVGRVLQKGTLLGLKEPDQMISKEKSEEQGLQNACQNALKGQLFDEMYWIRFACSTHNKENKNISMLEVDGRLCLQVSQDIKPGTELLLWGDQQEPPLEPLESEDKIAAIQVEICKYDPPDKEQEEVLEAIPPIHPEDAACAYSVHIGSEQNTDGKVTQEDAKPQIVRSKPQIKLKRTRDSKACNSSNLEKHGTDGAHGERKAEQAEELTARDEIQNIDVSTSQVLNSSEQLRPERSLRASSRLAAKPRKVHSAANRTYKRESLKNKKKFLKMRNESNDIEEVSENQCNERTQDTQDLLQLSNIRERRYKCDQCEKSFFQLCHLKKHNLTHQDQKPYLCNECGKCYSSQESFQAHLLMHRGQRPFKCTHCDKCYGLKRDLREHLVLHTGEKPYVCDVCGKAFARRPSLRVHREVHRTKEPDYQAPKIKCPECNKELSTSGSLRNHMRLHSGERPYVCQYCNRSFRQRGNLLGHLRIHTGEKPYKCDHCDQCFSQVPELRRHMISHTGEMYLCPVCGKALRDPHTLRAHERLHTGERPYKCEQCGKGYTMATKLRRHLKSHQEGKPHKCQECGAKYKMMQSLQRHILSHKQAGHSLPVQGRARRSGRKTQSEPGKSDAIRLENGQVVPYVQAPDDFTIVSHPESVVLDSGVYHRDTIDKGLEQIEFSENIIQFIVTDSNAECIVIQDQSADAKCLEIQEANTECIVVQDGNAEQDPNSCLVILQSQDDLSSVAETVEIEM encoded by the exons ATGAGGGATTCCATTCACAGCTTTCTGAGATCAATACCAAGAGGCCTGACCCTCGGCCATTCTCTGGCCAAAGATGGACAGCTGGGTTTGTGGTGTGTTGGGCGAGTGTTACAGAAAGGCACTTTGCTAGGTCTGAAGGAGCCTGACCAAATGATCAGCAAGGAAAAGTCAGAAGAG CAGGGATTACAAAATGCATGCCAAAATGCGTTGAAAGGACAACTCTTTGATGAGATGTATTGGATAAG GTTTGCCTGCAGTACTCACAATAAGGAAAATAAGAATATCAGTATGCTTGAAGTGGATGGAAGGCTGTGTTTACAGGTCAGTCAGGACATTAAGCCCGGAACAGAACTGCTCTTGTGGGGAGATCAACAAGAACCCCCTCTTGAGCCTCTGGAATCAGAGGATAAAATAGCAGCAATTCAAGTAGAAATCTGCAAATATGATCCACCAGATAAAGAGCAAGAGGAAGTTCTGGAGGCTATCCCTCCAATTCACCCTGAGGATGCAGCCTGTGCAT ATTCTGTCCACATTGGTTCAGAACAAAATACTGACGGGAAAGTCACACAAGAAGATGCCAAACCTCAGATTGTCAGGAGTAAACCTCAAATCAAGTTAAAAAGAACTCGGGACTCCAAAGCCTGTAATTCTAGTAACCTAGAGAAGCATGGAACAGACGGGGCACATGGGGAGAGGAAAGCTGAGCAGGCTGAGGAGCTTACCGCTAGAGATGAGATACAGAACATTGATGTATCTACATCACAAGTCCTGAATTCATCAGAGCAGCTGAGGCCAGAGAGAAGCCTGAGAGCCAGCTCTCGCCTTGCAGCTAAACCACGAAAAGTGCATTCCGCAGCTAACCGTACTTACAAACGTGAaagtctgaaaaacaaaaaaaagtttttaaaaatgcgAAACGAGAGTAACGACATAGAAGAAGTAAGTGAGAACCAATGTAATGAAAGAACGCAAGACACTCAGGATCTCCTTCAGCTCTCCAATATACGAGAGAGGAGGTACAAATGTGACCAGTGTGAAAAGAGCTTCTTTCAGCTGTGCCATCTTAAGAAACACAACTTGACGCATCAAGATCAGAAGCCGTACTTGTGTAATGAGTGTGGTAAATGCTACAGTTCGCAGGAAAGCTTCCAAGCTCACCTGCTAATGCACCGCGGTCAGAGGCCCTTTAAATGCACGCACTGTGACAAATGTTACGGCTTGAAACGTGACCTCAGGGAACATCTAGTACTCCACACAGGGGAGAAGCCATATGTCTGTGACGTCTGCGGAAAAGCTTTTGCTCGCCGACCCTCGCTACGCGTCCACAGAGAAGTCCACCGGACCAAAGAGCCTGACTACCAGGCTCCTAAGATAAAGTGCCCGGAGTGCAATAAAGAACTATCCACTTCTGGTTCTTTGCGAAACCATATGCGTCTCCACAGTGGAGAACGGCCGTACGTCTGCCAGTACTGTAACAGGAGCTTTCGGCAACGTGGGAATTTACTGGGACACTTGCGCAtccacactggagagaaaccctACAAGTGCGATCATTGTGACCAGTGCTTCTCTCAAGTACCTGAACTGCGCAGGCATATGATTTCCCACACGGGTGAGATGTATCTCTGTCCCGTGTGTGGTAAGGCTTTACGGGACCCTCACACACTACGGGCCCACGAACGCCTTCACACGGGAGAAAGGCCTTACAAATGTGAACAGTGTGGGAAAGGGTACACGATGGCGACCAAGCTACGGCGCCACTTAAAATCTCATCAGGAGGGGAAGCCGCACAAGTGTCAGGAGTGTGGCgctaaatacaaaatgatgcAGAGTCTACAGCGACATATactgtcacacaaacaagctGGGCACTCATTGCCAGTGCAAGGTCGAGCCAGAAGGTCAGGCCGTAAAACACAGAGTGAGCCAGGCAAGAGTGACGCCATCAGATTGGAGAATGGACAAGTTGTGCCTTACGTTCAAGCCCCTGATGACTTTACAATAGTGTCTCACCCGGAAAGTGTAGTCTTGGACTCTGGCGTGTACCACCGTGACACAATTGATAAGGGGCTTGAACAAATTGAGTTCAGTGAGAATATTATTCAGTTTATCGTCACAGATAGCAATGCTGAGTGTATTGTAATTCAAGACCAGTCTGCTGATGCCAAGTGTCTAGAAATTCAGGAAGCTAATACTGAATGTATAGTTGTGCAGGATGGCAATGCAGAACAGGATCCTAATAGTTGTTTAGTCATATTACAAAGTCAGGATGATCTTAGCTCAGTGGCAGAAACTGTCGaaatagaaatgtaa
- the znf408 gene encoding zinc finger protein 408 isoform X2 has protein sequence MIILTCFLVATHIGSNKKSEDMRDSIHSFLRSIPRGLTLGHSLAKDGQLGLWCVGRVLQKGTLLGLKEPDQMISKEKSEEGLQNACQNALKGQLFDEMYWIRFACSTHNKENKNISMLEVDGRLCLQVSQDIKPGTELLLWGDQQEPPLEPLESEDKIAAIQVEICKYDPPDKEQEEVLEAIPPIHPEDAACAYSVHIGSEQNTDGKVTQEDAKPQIVRSKPQIKLKRTRDSKACNSSNLEKHGTDGAHGERKAEQAEELTARDEIQNIDVSTSQVLNSSEQLRPERSLRASSRLAAKPRKVHSAANRTYKRESLKNKKKFLKMRNESNDIEEVSENQCNERTQDTQDLLQLSNIRERRYKCDQCEKSFFQLCHLKKHNLTHQDQKPYLCNECGKCYSSQESFQAHLLMHRGQRPFKCTHCDKCYGLKRDLREHLVLHTGEKPYVCDVCGKAFARRPSLRVHREVHRTKEPDYQAPKIKCPECNKELSTSGSLRNHMRLHSGERPYVCQYCNRSFRQRGNLLGHLRIHTGEKPYKCDHCDQCFSQVPELRRHMISHTGEMYLCPVCGKALRDPHTLRAHERLHTGERPYKCEQCGKGYTMATKLRRHLKSHQEGKPHKCQECGAKYKMMQSLQRHILSHKQAGHSLPVQGRARRSGRKTQSEPGKSDAIRLENGQVVPYVQAPDDFTIVSHPESVVLDSGVYHRDTIDKGLEQIEFSENIIQFIVTDSNAECIVIQDQSADAKCLEIQEANTECIVVQDGNAEQDPNSCLVILQSQDDLSSVAETVEIEM, from the exons ATGatcattttaacatgttttctaGTGGCTACACACATTGGAAGCAATAAAAAGTCTGAGGATATGAGGGATTCCATTCACAGCTTTCTGAGATCAATACCAAGAGGCCTGACCCTCGGCCATTCTCTGGCCAAAGATGGACAGCTGGGTTTGTGGTGTGTTGGGCGAGTGTTACAGAAAGGCACTTTGCTAGGTCTGAAGGAGCCTGACCAAATGATCAGCAAGGAAAAGTCAGAAGAG GGATTACAAAATGCATGCCAAAATGCGTTGAAAGGACAACTCTTTGATGAGATGTATTGGATAAG GTTTGCCTGCAGTACTCACAATAAGGAAAATAAGAATATCAGTATGCTTGAAGTGGATGGAAGGCTGTGTTTACAGGTCAGTCAGGACATTAAGCCCGGAACAGAACTGCTCTTGTGGGGAGATCAACAAGAACCCCCTCTTGAGCCTCTGGAATCAGAGGATAAAATAGCAGCAATTCAAGTAGAAATCTGCAAATATGATCCACCAGATAAAGAGCAAGAGGAAGTTCTGGAGGCTATCCCTCCAATTCACCCTGAGGATGCAGCCTGTGCAT ATTCTGTCCACATTGGTTCAGAACAAAATACTGACGGGAAAGTCACACAAGAAGATGCCAAACCTCAGATTGTCAGGAGTAAACCTCAAATCAAGTTAAAAAGAACTCGGGACTCCAAAGCCTGTAATTCTAGTAACCTAGAGAAGCATGGAACAGACGGGGCACATGGGGAGAGGAAAGCTGAGCAGGCTGAGGAGCTTACCGCTAGAGATGAGATACAGAACATTGATGTATCTACATCACAAGTCCTGAATTCATCAGAGCAGCTGAGGCCAGAGAGAAGCCTGAGAGCCAGCTCTCGCCTTGCAGCTAAACCACGAAAAGTGCATTCCGCAGCTAACCGTACTTACAAACGTGAaagtctgaaaaacaaaaaaaagtttttaaaaatgcgAAACGAGAGTAACGACATAGAAGAAGTAAGTGAGAACCAATGTAATGAAAGAACGCAAGACACTCAGGATCTCCTTCAGCTCTCCAATATACGAGAGAGGAGGTACAAATGTGACCAGTGTGAAAAGAGCTTCTTTCAGCTGTGCCATCTTAAGAAACACAACTTGACGCATCAAGATCAGAAGCCGTACTTGTGTAATGAGTGTGGTAAATGCTACAGTTCGCAGGAAAGCTTCCAAGCTCACCTGCTAATGCACCGCGGTCAGAGGCCCTTTAAATGCACGCACTGTGACAAATGTTACGGCTTGAAACGTGACCTCAGGGAACATCTAGTACTCCACACAGGGGAGAAGCCATATGTCTGTGACGTCTGCGGAAAAGCTTTTGCTCGCCGACCCTCGCTACGCGTCCACAGAGAAGTCCACCGGACCAAAGAGCCTGACTACCAGGCTCCTAAGATAAAGTGCCCGGAGTGCAATAAAGAACTATCCACTTCTGGTTCTTTGCGAAACCATATGCGTCTCCACAGTGGAGAACGGCCGTACGTCTGCCAGTACTGTAACAGGAGCTTTCGGCAACGTGGGAATTTACTGGGACACTTGCGCAtccacactggagagaaaccctACAAGTGCGATCATTGTGACCAGTGCTTCTCTCAAGTACCTGAACTGCGCAGGCATATGATTTCCCACACGGGTGAGATGTATCTCTGTCCCGTGTGTGGTAAGGCTTTACGGGACCCTCACACACTACGGGCCCACGAACGCCTTCACACGGGAGAAAGGCCTTACAAATGTGAACAGTGTGGGAAAGGGTACACGATGGCGACCAAGCTACGGCGCCACTTAAAATCTCATCAGGAGGGGAAGCCGCACAAGTGTCAGGAGTGTGGCgctaaatacaaaatgatgcAGAGTCTACAGCGACATATactgtcacacaaacaagctGGGCACTCATTGCCAGTGCAAGGTCGAGCCAGAAGGTCAGGCCGTAAAACACAGAGTGAGCCAGGCAAGAGTGACGCCATCAGATTGGAGAATGGACAAGTTGTGCCTTACGTTCAAGCCCCTGATGACTTTACAATAGTGTCTCACCCGGAAAGTGTAGTCTTGGACTCTGGCGTGTACCACCGTGACACAATTGATAAGGGGCTTGAACAAATTGAGTTCAGTGAGAATATTATTCAGTTTATCGTCACAGATAGCAATGCTGAGTGTATTGTAATTCAAGACCAGTCTGCTGATGCCAAGTGTCTAGAAATTCAGGAAGCTAATACTGAATGTATAGTTGTGCAGGATGGCAATGCAGAACAGGATCCTAATAGTTGTTTAGTCATATTACAAAGTCAGGATGATCTTAGCTCAGTGGCAGAAACTGTCGaaatagaaatgtaa